The sequence accaaggataggataaagtaatccttctcaccccccccttaaatgttttagatgcactattgtaaagtggctgttccactggatgtcataaggtgaatgcaccaatttgtaagtcgctctggataagagcgtctgctaaatgacttaaatgtaatgtaaatgttgcaaggcaaagaacaccatcccaacagtgaagcatgggggtggcagcatcatgttgtgggggtgctatgcCTGCAGGAGGTATTAGTGCATGAgtaagggaaattatgtggatatattgaagcatcatctcaagacatcagtcaggaagtcaaagcttggtcgcaaatgggtcttccaaatggacaatgaccccaagcatacttccaaagttgtggcaaaatggcttaaggacaacaaagtcaaggtattggaatggccatcacaaagccccgaactaaatcctacagaaaatgtgtgtgcagaactgaaaaagtgtgtgtcaGCAATTAGGCCTACAAaccagactcagttacaccagctctgtcaggaggaatgggccataattcacccaatttattgtgggaagcttgtggaaggctacccgaaacatttgacccaagttaaacaattcaaaggcaatgctaccaaatactaattaagtgtatgtagacttctgacccactgggaatgtgatgaaaggaataaaatctaaaataaatcattctctctactattattctgacatttcacattcttaaaataaagtggtgatcctaactgacctaaaacagggcatttttactggattaaatgtcaggaattgtgaaaacggagtttaaatgcatttggctaaggtgtatgtacatttccgacttcaattgtatttgtacagaacatttctgtgatctttaatttcagctcattaaacatgggacAAACAGTATTTTCTTTGTCCATCACAGTATGGAATACCGTTCATATTTTTGATGCAACCATACATACCTGCAGGTTGCTATTTCTCCGCTTGGAACTGCACTTGTTCGTCTTCATGTTGCATTTGGATATGCAGTCAAAGAAGTTGCAGTCGTCGTCGTTAGTGCAGTTCTGCTCAAGGATGTCTCGCATTTTGGGCTCGAAGAAGGCCATGTCCACATCTATAGCCACCACCTGcagaacagcacagagagaggtGAGTAAGTGCCGGTGTCTGGTCATGTTGCATTGCTGCCAACTCCGGAGCTCACACTGACCACAGAGGCAAGGATTCAATAGACAAATGTATTAGGCCTATCCGTTCTTACATCCACCACTATCAGTCTTGCTTTTGCCCTTTCATCCATCTCCCTATTCCACTGTCTGAAAAACAATAAAAAAAGGGAGGGTGATAAATCCAAGAGTTGTAAATATTCCTGTTGGATAAATGTGGAATTTGTCATTGAAGTGATCATAGAGAAAAAAAGTCCTCCTTTTCTCTCACATTGCTGTTTAAGGGAGTTGCTGTTTAATCTGCGTGGCTTGATATGTTCGTCCTCTTTGCAGTAGATGGCTCGTAAAGAATGACTCCACTGCAGCACTTCATGTCAGCTACAGCTGATTTATGGCAGAACACGCCACCAAATAAATAAAACCTGTCACTGTCGAACCTTGGAAGGTCTTCGTGATCAGTGAAAATAAGAGACAGTAAGCATACGTAGCGTTTGAAGGAGCTGTATATCTGACAGACATGATAATAAGTGCTATTCTCAACGAAGCAAGCCAACCCAACATGTACCCCAATATACTTTTAATATATACAATATACCCCCTCAATATACTGTTTGCCCCAACATACGTTTAATATACACAATATACCCCCTCAATATACCCGCCCCGTATATAACATAGACATTTCACTTCCTCTGTTTATTATCACATGAGAAAACGGAAGCAGGGATCAGCTGTATCCCCTGGAGCTataaaacagagagaggagggattggaaGTCTATTTTGTTTTAATTACAGAGCAGCTGAAACATAAACAATAACAAGCCTCCTTTGGATTCATCTCCTTTCTCCTGGTCTTTGTTCACATTATAACATGAGCTCACTGTTTGTGTGAGCCATGACAGGTACAATAATATTATGTTTCATTTCAAACAGTGTAATCTTTTGAACTTCGATGCTTTTTCAAAAAAAGTGTAAACTTACCAGCAATTATACAGGGGGGGGGGAACATGACGGAGAAAAGGTTTCCAAACCGCTTTTTCTTCCCGAACATTCCACAAGCAAAATAAAAGCTTGCCTGTTACTTTTCATCTTCGAAGGGTCATTTGCATCGGCATTCTGACCCGCATGCACATTACACACTAGATGACGTCCATATAACAACGGTTATCTCATTAAGGGCCTCATCAAAATAATATTTTCCTGTCACGAATGACGCTGCAACAATGATAATATGGTGCATAACAACGACTACATTTTCTCCATCCTAAGATAGGAATAACGATTTCCTTTCTAAAGCTACTTTTGCGTCATCGTTACATAAGCCAAGTCTACAGACCCTGAAAATAAGACGTGTGTTTTTCATTGATTGCTCAAACAGCTGTTTGTGGCCCTTTTATGGAAATCAAATGAAAATGGTGCCGAGGACTGTTAATACATTGTAATACCCTCTGTTCTCACACTATCCTTTTGTGTGAATGATGTTAGCTTTTCATTCCGCTTACGTGACCTATTCAGAAAGTAGTTATATCAATGTTCGATGTCTGTTCACGCTATGAATCACCCgtcagcagaaacacaacacaaATCCAACGCAAGGTGTTCTTTGCACCTTTGCTCTCAGTCCTTGATAGGTCATAGTCAGCCAAATATGCACAGGTTTCAAACAAACCAAACTAAGGTAAAAACCAATGTAGTACAATGTTGATAAATGGGCACAAGCGGCCATTTTTGTTCTTGTGGAAAACAATTAGGCAGCCTGGAGCCTCGTCATTCTTTGTACACACTCTCAAACTGTTTGCACTCTGCTGCTGTATTGTGTGGATAAATGAACTAATGCCAATGGGGGCAAAATCGGCTCGGTCTGTGTGTCTTAGTGTGAAAAAAGGGAGCTAGATTTCCTAACCTTGTCTTGTTTACACAGGAAGAAATCTAAACTCCCCCACTAAAGAGAAACATATCTCAGATCTGTGACGGTTACCCAGCAGCCGTTTTGGGACTGTTATAATGACAGCTTTCCCTTCACACAAGGCTCCCCTGTTGATTTGTGTGAGGGAGTCAGCAACTCTTTGCTTTGAGGTGTGTGCATGTTAGTTGAATGTGTGTCTATGGGTGTACTGGGTGTGAGTGTGAGTTCCTTTGCAGGCTCAAGTGTGTGTGCAAACATCAGCTCACCGTAAGGTCCTTCCGGATAGCAAAGTTCTCCGGCTTGATGTCACACAGGTGGAGGCGGTGCGAGAAGTCGTTGTCGAAGCGCCACGCCATGTCCAGGAAGCTGAGGGCGATGCGGTGCACCATGTCCCTCGCCGTCCGTGGGCCCGCCGATACCTCCTCCAGCGAGAAGATGTTCTGGTCCCAGGCGTGGCCTGCCGACAGGTACTCCACAGCGTAGAAGTGTCCGCAGGAGCCCAACACCTTGGCTAAGTGGCGGCTGAGGTCCTGCAGCACCCTCAGGAAAGTGTACTCCTCCTGCTGGAGCAGGGACCACAGCGATGCTAGCTCGGCCCGCGAGTAGGCCTGCCCATGCTCCCTAAGCCTCTGGCCCCACAGCGGCGGCAGAGAGGCGTTGCCGCTTATATCCAGCCCCAGGGAGTTCCTGATCTCCAGGGTGGCGTAGAAGACCACGTCCAGGGGAGAGAGCTCTTCGGCTGGGTCCTGGTACTCCAGGAGACCCAGGCTTTCATATGAGGAGAAGTTTTCCAGTTTGGACTTGAGCACCACGGGCGTGCCACGCCACCGGGCCTCGATCACCTTCTTACCGTTCTCGTAGTAGAGGCAGCGCCTGTACTCCACCTGGCCACTCACGCACAGGTCCTCGCACAGGTCACCGGTTAGGGCGCCCTCGCGATACTCCTCacactgggacagacagacagacataaacacacacagacaaaatcTAATTATTTTTGGTTCACATAATACGGTTGTCATGCATTTGAGGTAACTAAATGCATGCCATTTCAATGCATTTCAACTCAAATGTGATTTGTAGTCCATGTCTCATCCCAATAAGGGAATGGCA is a genomic window of Oncorhynchus gorbuscha isolate QuinsamMale2020 ecotype Even-year linkage group LG12, OgorEven_v1.0, whole genome shotgun sequence containing:
- the LOC123990188 gene encoding divergent protein kinase domain 1C-like, with the protein product MWSLRRAMGPEPSRGRCLLRWLGMKVCRRSTLVFALLWFGSWVFLNGLVFVHRTILSDYCTDDKSKKILQRVCEEYREGALTGDLCEDLCVSGQVEYRRCLYYENGKKVIEARWRGTPVVLKSKLENFSSYESLGLLEYQDPAEELSPLDVVFYATLEIRNSLGLDISGNASLPPLWGQRLREHGQAYSRAELASLWSLLQQEEYTFLRVLQDLSRHLAKVLGSCGHFYAVEYLSAGHAWDQNIFSLEEVSAGPRTARDMVHRIALSFLDMAWRFDNDFSHRLHLCDIKPENFAIRKDLTVVAIDVDMAFFEPKMRDILEQNCTNDDDCNFFDCISKCNMKTNKCSSKRRNSNLQVICEKIFRPWFSPMLLGAKAGLPPQVDLQRAVQECVETAGGEDEEQDRAVQKRLLDLLTGLLHQGTSSEHWGKGGEDREGIHPHTALNF